The following are from one region of the Stanieria cyanosphaera PCC 7437 genome:
- a CDS encoding type II toxin-antitoxin system RelE family toxin yields MAKLDGLKRVLDFLQGLQPKIAAQIAKKILSLNVDPLPTDSKQLKGYPGFYRVDSGEYRIVYRFKSKEDLVEIILVGKRNDDEVYKKLERLLE; encoded by the coding sequence ATGGCTAAACTCGATGGATTAAAAAGAGTTTTAGATTTCTTACAAGGCTTACAACCCAAGATTGCTGCTCAAATTGCCAAAAAAATCTTATCTCTAAATGTTGACCCTTTACCGACTGATAGTAAACAGTTGAAAGGATATCCTGGTTTTTATCGGGTAGATAGTGGTGAATATCGCATCGTTTATCGATTTAAATCAAAAGAGGATTTAGTAGAAATAATTTTAGTCGGTAAACGAAATGACGATGAAGTCTATAAAAAACTAGAGCGTTTACTGGAGTAA